A genomic segment from Pollutimonas thiosulfatoxidans encodes:
- the ccsB gene encoding c-type cytochrome biogenesis protein CcsB: protein MSESIIQSTTPMWQESMTASGDARGQRGKPDWTDLVFFLLLAAGAAYVLTAYADSMDYYEKMILGGTVVGLSWLAWLWRPLRTLMIASGATAIFAIWLYSDGGGLAQGDLARAETVFFLKYLFSSQSAILWMCSLFVLAMVCYWIGIFSKTAAWMGTVLTWSAVYAGVTGLLVRWREGHLLGPDIGHIPVSNLYEVFVLFALITAMFYLYYERRYATRALGGFVLLVISSAVVFLLWYTFTRDAFQIQPLVPALKSWWMKLHVPANFIGYGTFSLAAMVGFAYLIKENGETRSIAKLIPLFLLGAVLCAEPMMFGSRELSPTWMIYFGVGALIVGSILALRGRIAQALPSLEILDDIMYRAIAVGFAFFTVATILGALWAADAWGTYWQWDPKETWALIVWLNYAAWLHMRLMKGLRGTMAAYWALAGLLVTSFAFLGVNMFLSGLHSYGEL, encoded by the coding sequence ATGTCCGAGTCCATCATTCAGTCCACAACGCCGATGTGGCAGGAGTCCATGACGGCCAGTGGCGACGCGCGCGGTCAACGCGGCAAGCCCGACTGGACGGACCTCGTCTTTTTCTTGCTGCTCGCCGCAGGCGCTGCCTATGTGCTGACCGCCTACGCCGACAGCATGGACTACTACGAGAAGATGATACTGGGCGGCACGGTAGTAGGCCTAAGCTGGTTGGCCTGGCTGTGGCGGCCCTTGCGCACCCTGATGATCGCCAGCGGCGCCACCGCCATCTTCGCCATTTGGTTGTATAGCGACGGGGGTGGTCTCGCACAGGGTGACCTGGCTCGGGCCGAAACGGTCTTCTTCCTGAAGTACTTGTTTTCGTCCCAGTCCGCCATCCTGTGGATGTGCTCCTTGTTTGTGCTTGCCATGGTCTGCTACTGGATAGGCATCTTCAGCAAGACGGCGGCATGGATGGGCACGGTACTGACCTGGAGCGCCGTTTATGCGGGTGTTACCGGCTTGCTGGTGCGTTGGCGCGAGGGCCATCTGCTGGGGCCGGACATCGGGCATATTCCCGTTAGCAATCTATACGAAGTCTTCGTGCTGTTTGCCCTCATTACCGCTATGTTCTACCTGTATTACGAGCGGCGCTACGCAACCCGGGCCTTGGGCGGTTTTGTGCTGCTGGTTATCAGCTCGGCCGTTGTCTTCTTGCTGTGGTACACGTTTACACGGGATGCCTTTCAAATCCAGCCGCTGGTACCCGCACTTAAAAGCTGGTGGATGAAGCTGCACGTGCCGGCCAATTTCATAGGCTACGGTACGTTCTCTCTGGCGGCGATGGTGGGGTTTGCCTATCTCATCAAGGAAAACGGCGAAACCCGCTCTATCGCCAAACTGATACCACTCTTCCTGCTGGGTGCAGTGCTTTGCGCCGAGCCCATGATGTTCGGCTCGCGCGAACTCTCTCCCACATGGATGATTTATTTTGGCGTCGGTGCGCTGATTGTGGGCTCCATACTTGCGCTGCGTGGTCGCATCGCCCAAGCCTTGCCTTCGCTCGAGATCCTCGACGACATCATGTATAGGGCGATAGCCGTGGGCTTTGCCTTCTTTACGGTCGCGACCATTCTTGGTGCGCTATGGGCGGCGGATGCCTGGGGCACCTATTGGCAGTGGGACCCCAAAGAGACCTGGGCACTGATCGTCTGGCTGAACTACGCTGCCTGGCTGCACATGCGTTTGATGAAAGGCCTGCGTGGCACCATGGCA
- a CDS encoding cytochrome c biogenesis protein ResB, producing the protein MQGTLLGIPFFVKSTSVNHSTTTRRIGADIFELLGSMRFAVSLLMFICVASLIGTVLQQNQPASNYVDQFGPFWFELFDKFSIWHIYNSWWFLIIMAFLVVSTSICLIRNAPKMMRDARSFREYVRASSLRSFHHRVEATVDATPEQSLARMQQWLGSQGYKYKVRHEGDGMMLAAKKGSANRLGYIFAHAAIVIICIGGLLDSELPVRLQVWLADKQPITENMLISEVPESGLLSARNPSFRANMLVPEGASSSSGIISVGEGVLVQPLPFTLKLDRFLIDYYSTGMPSSFKSDVEITDPQTGESFTQTIEVNEPLRYKGVTVYQSSFDDGGSTLEVVGYPLAGPNTTPFEINTGVGKDARIEPLNGQHEAVQVEFTELRVINVENMADGTEPQPKAMIEHVAAVTGSATGAKNENLVNVGPSVQYRIVGSDGQAHEYTNYMLPIVLDGSPVFLAGVRESAAQPYRYIRIPADANHSVVEFMTLRAALEDPVLVSQAAARFAQKNASGELQTPLLEKAAEGALLTFYKAGFDGIIGKVPEQDREKVLGFAVPMIQLTLTELRDIVRERSGLAPVEHTGLAGQQADQWIQLSLLALANLPDYPSPVFMTIKGFDHVQASVFQVARSPGKNTVYLGCLFLVIGVFSMFYIRDRRVWIWIKSRDGGSELLAAMTSQRRTLDFNHEFDRFKEAFTRLTT; encoded by the coding sequence GCGCGGACATCTTCGAACTACTGGGCTCCATGCGGTTCGCGGTCAGTTTGCTGATGTTCATTTGCGTGGCCAGCCTGATCGGAACGGTACTGCAGCAAAATCAGCCTGCCTCGAACTACGTCGATCAGTTCGGGCCATTCTGGTTCGAGCTCTTCGACAAATTTTCCATCTGGCATATCTACAATAGCTGGTGGTTCCTGATCATCATGGCTTTCCTGGTGGTTTCGACCAGTATTTGCCTGATACGCAACGCCCCCAAGATGATGCGCGATGCGCGGTCGTTTCGCGAATATGTGCGTGCCAGCAGCCTGCGGTCATTTCATCACCGTGTCGAAGCCACTGTCGATGCCACCCCGGAACAAAGCCTGGCGCGCATGCAGCAATGGCTGGGCTCGCAGGGCTATAAATACAAGGTGCGCCACGAAGGCGACGGCATGATGCTGGCGGCCAAGAAGGGCAGCGCCAATCGGCTGGGCTATATATTTGCCCATGCAGCCATCGTCATTATTTGCATAGGCGGATTGCTGGACAGCGAACTGCCGGTACGCCTGCAAGTGTGGCTGGCCGACAAGCAGCCCATTACCGAAAACATGCTGATCTCCGAAGTGCCCGAGTCGGGCCTGTTATCGGCCCGCAACCCCAGTTTTCGCGCCAATATGCTGGTGCCGGAAGGCGCGAGCAGCAGCAGCGGCATCATCAGCGTGGGCGAAGGGGTGCTCGTGCAGCCCTTGCCGTTCACGCTCAAGCTTGATCGCTTCCTGATCGATTATTACTCCACGGGCATGCCCAGCAGCTTCAAGAGCGATGTCGAGATCACCGATCCCCAGACGGGCGAGTCGTTCACGCAGACCATCGAAGTGAACGAGCCGCTGCGCTATAAGGGCGTGACGGTTTATCAGTCGAGCTTCGACGATGGCGGCAGTACCCTGGAAGTCGTTGGCTATCCTTTGGCCGGGCCCAACACGACGCCTTTCGAGATCAATACCGGTGTGGGCAAGGATGCCCGCATCGAACCGCTTAACGGTCAGCATGAGGCCGTGCAGGTCGAGTTCACCGAGTTGCGTGTCATCAACGTAGAGAACATGGCCGACGGGACCGAACCCCAACCCAAAGCCATGATAGAGCATGTCGCGGCCGTCACCGGAAGCGCCACGGGCGCCAAAAACGAGAACCTGGTCAACGTAGGGCCCAGTGTGCAGTATCGGATCGTCGGCAGCGACGGACAGGCGCACGAGTACACCAACTACATGCTGCCTATCGTTCTGGATGGCAGTCCGGTGTTCCTGGCAGGTGTGCGCGAATCGGCGGCACAACCTTACCGCTATATCAGGATTCCGGCCGACGCCAATCATTCCGTAGTAGAGTTCATGACATTGCGCGCGGCACTGGAAGATCCGGTACTGGTCAGCCAGGCTGCCGCGCGGTTCGCCCAGAAGAATGCCAGTGGCGAGCTCCAGACTCCTTTGTTGGAGAAAGCGGCTGAGGGCGCGCTTCTCACTTTCTACAAGGCGGGCTTTGACGGCATTATCGGAAAAGTACCCGAGCAAGATCGTGAAAAAGTACTGGGCTTTGCGGTTCCCATGATCCAACTGACGTTAACCGAGCTGCGCGATATCGTGCGGGAACGTTCCGGGCTTGCGCCGGTCGAACACACTGGCTTGGCGGGGCAACAGGCCGACCAGTGGATACAGCTGTCCTTGCTGGCGCTGGCCAACCTGCCCGACTACCCTTCGCCGGTGTTCATGACGATCAAGGGTTTCGATCATGTGCAGGCCAGTGTCTTTCAGGTGGCGCGCAGCCCTGGAAAGAATACGGTTTACCTGGGCTGTCTGTTCCTGGTCATCGGCGTATTTTCCATGTTCTATATTCGCGACCGGCGGGTATGGATCTGGATCAAGTCACGCGATGGCGGAAGCGAGCTACTGGCGGCCATGACATCACAGCGGCGTACGCTCGACTTCAACCACGAGTTCGATCGCTTCAAAGAGGCGTTTACCCGCCTTACCACGTAA